AAACTGGTCGACCGACCAAACTTTTTGGCACTGCGCAGAACATCACAGAGCGAAAGCAACTGGAAAAGTCGCTCAGAGAAAGTAAAGCACTCTTGGAGTCCATTATTGATACGGCAGCAATCGGCATTTGCGTAACCGATGAAGAGGGGCGGTATGTGCTTGTCAATCCTGCTTATTGCCGCACATATGGATATAGCGAAGAAGAGCTACTTGGCAAACACTTTAGCCTTGTTATCCCTGACGAGGATAAGCTCAAAGCCAGCAACACTCACTCTGCTTTCATTGCTGGCGACCCACACTCCTCTGGCGAGTGGCGACTTTTGCACAAAGATGGACGCTTGCTAGACATTTATGTGAATGCCAGGCTTCTTGTTCGTGAAGATGGTCGGCGATTTAAGGTTACCACAGTTGAAGACATCACGGAACGCAAGCGTGCTGCCAAGCGACTTAAGGAAGCAGAGGAGGCTTTGATGCAATCGCAAAAGATGGAAGCAATTGGCACGCTGGCAAGCGGTATTGCACACGATTTTAACAATCTTTTGGGTGGCATCTTGGGCAACGTAAAGTTACTCTACCGCCGCACCGATCCGAGCGATGAATACCTGCAAATTCCGCTACGCCGCATTGAATCTGCTGCACACCGTGCGGCAAAATTGACCTCACAGTTGCTTGGTTTTGCCCGCAAGGGCAAATATCAATCTGTTGCCTTCAACGGCGTGCACGCAATGGAGCGTGTGCTGGACATTCTTTCTCACACTATTGACCGGCGCATTCATATCTCTACGCACTTTGCGCCACACTTGCCCCCTATCGTTGGCGACCAAAATCAAATTGAGCAAGTTTTTCTCAATGTGCTGGTTAATGCGGTCGATGCAATTCAAGCTACGCTCAAAGAACGAAAGAAAGGCGAAATTCGTATTCATGCTGCCCTTTATGTTCCCACCGATGCAGATGCAAGGAAATGGGAGCTTTCACCTTCACGCAAATACATTCGTTTTTCCATCTCCGACACAGGCACAGGTATTCCAGAGGAGGTATTGCCGCGCATTTTTGACCCATTCTTTACGACCAAAGAAGTAGGCAAAGGCACAGGCTTAGGGCTTTCAATGGCCTATGGCATAATGAAGAGTCATCACGGCAGTATTGCCGTTGAAACTGCACTTGGCACTGGCACAACTTTTCATCTTTACTTTCCTACTGACCTTGCGGCTGATGAGGAGCCTGCTGCGCCAACCACTACCATTCACCATTTTCAGCCTAAACTTACTATGGCAGAGAAAAAGCATAAGATTCTTGTGATTGAAGACGAAGAGATGCTGCGCGAGATGCTCTCTGAGGTCTTTACCGAACTTGGCATTGAAGTTGTCATTGGCACCAATGGCGAAGACGGACTTCACCAGTTCAACGCACACCACGGACAATTTGACCTTATCTTGCTCGATATGAATATGCCTCAGATGGATGGCGAAGCAGTGTATGACGAGCTTCTGAAATACCCTGACTTACCGCCCGTGATAATCCTCACAGGATGTGCCAATGAAGAGGTTCTCAGCCGTTTGCAAGAAAAAGGCGTGCATCGCATTATCACCAAACCCTACGACATTGATGAGCTGACAGCTGCGGTGCTTGAACTCTTGGCAGCACGAAGCCAACTCAAGTAAGACCTTGTGGATTTAGTGCACTGCGG
This sequence is a window from Chloroherpetonaceae bacterium. Protein-coding genes within it:
- a CDS encoding PAS domain S-box protein; the protein is MKKSSRSSAAHPSGDNPHQTRSSKSASTYRRRSTSAPPHASMSVPQLFSLQAYPQPALLLHAETALVLDLNDAFCTLIGFSRDALLGNSLPELGFWKNPEQLDTLLAQLHTAASPCKLRTALLSHTGIERWVSCTAAALRDGNATYFLFLFEDITELLQEHAALQKELLQVQKKLLELQQLSQVGFWEYDLRTGKISWSPVIFEWFGLSPESGEPDYERFLAAHLPDSAARLRQAVERAIQTGEPYRLELEAHHSGRTFCYIGAGEVERDETGRPTKLFGTAQNITERKQLEKSLRESKALLESIIDTAAIGICVTDEEGRYVLVNPAYCRTYGYSEEELLGKHFSLVIPDEDKLKASNTHSAFIAGDPHSSGEWRLLHKDGRLLDIYVNARLLVREDGRRFKVTTVEDITERKRAAKRLKEAEEALMQSQKMEAIGTLASGIAHDFNNLLGGILGNVKLLYRRTDPSDEYLQIPLRRIESAAHRAAKLTSQLLGFARKGKYQSVAFNGVHAMERVLDILSHTIDRRIHISTHFAPHLPPIVGDQNQIEQVFLNVLVNAVDAIQATLKERKKGEIRIHAALYVPTDADARKWELSPSRKYIRFSISDTGTGIPEEVLPRIFDPFFTTKEVGKGTGLGLSMAYGIMKSHHGSIAVETALGTGTTFHLYFPTDLAADEEPAAPTTTIHHFQPKLTMAEKKHKILVIEDEEMLREMLSEVFTELGIEVVIGTNGEDGLHQFNAHHGQFDLILLDMNMPQMDGEAVYDELLKYPDLPPVIILTGCANEEVLSRLQEKGVHRIITKPYDIDELTAAVLELLAARSQLK